Part of the Halomarina litorea genome is shown below.
TGGTGTCGGGCTACGACGCCCCCGAGACGCTCTCGAACGAGGCGCTCCTCGAACTCGACGTGGACGTCCTCATCCCCGCCGCCATCGGCAACGTCGTCACCGAATCGAACGTCGCCGACGTCCGGGCGGACATGGTCGTGGAGGGCGCCAACGGGCCGACGACGTTCGCCGCCGACGAGATTCTCGAGTCCCGCGGCGTCCCCGTCATCCCGGACATCCTCGCGAACGCGGGCGGCGTCACCGTGAGCTACTTCGAGTGGCTCCAGGACATCAACCGCCGGTCGTGGTCGCTCGAACGCGTCAACCAGGAACTCGAGACGGAGATGCTCGCCGCGTGGGACGACGTCCGCTCCACGTTCGACCGCAGCGATGACCTCTCGTGGCGCGACGCCGCCTACGTCGTCGGCCTCCAGCGAGTCGTCGACGCCCACACCGCCCGCGGCCTCTGGCCGTAGGCGGGCGACGGAGGGTGTGGTTCGTACAGGGCTAGCCGAGCGTCATCCGTCGTCGGTCGGGGACCGACGGGAGTATGTCGTACGGTTGCGGGGGTCCGGATCGCACCCCAGTTCGTGGTTCGGTACCACAATTCGTTACGAATTTATTACAAATGATACGCTCTGTCGTGGTATGGAGTCCGACGAGGACGCGCTCGGGACGGCGATGCTCGACTTCCAGCGCGGCGGCCTGCGCGGCGAGGCCGTCCACCGCGACGGGGGCGAGGTGTGGCCGGCGTACATCGAGGAGAACTACTTCGGCTCCCCGAGGGACTGGCACCCCGACAGCCGGGTCCTGTACGACTCGCTCGACGGTCCCGTCCTCGACGTGGGCTGTGGCGCGGGGCAACACGCCCTGACCTTCCAGCACCGGGGCACGGAGGTGACGGCCTTCGACGTCTCGCCGAACGCCGTCCGGGCGGCCCGCGAACGCGGCGTCGAGGACGCCCGCGTGGCCGACATGTTCGACCTGCCCGGGGAGTTCCCGCGGGAGGCGTTCCGGACCGCCCTCCTCAACGGGACGCAACTCGGCCTCGGCGGGTCGCTCGCGGGCGTCTCGGAACTGCTCGCGGACCTCGCGCGGGTCACGGACGAGTCCGGGGTCGCCGTCGCCGACAGCTACGACCCGGCGCGCATCGACGCCCCCGACGAGTTCGGCGGCCACCGGCCCGACCCCCGCGAGGGCGTCTGCCGACGGGCGTTCCACGTCGAGTACGACCGCGCGGGTGAGCGACTGGTCGGGCCGTCGCTCTCGTTCGTCCTGTTCTCGCCGGCCCGCCTCCGGGACGCCTGCGTGGGGACGCCCTGGTCGGTGCGGGAGGTGCGGCGGAGGGACCCGGAGGCGCCGTACTACAAGGCGGTACTGGCGAAGCGGACCTGACTCACTCGCGCGTGCGGACCAGCACCAGCGCGTTCGTCCCGTCGGCGTAGTACCGGGGGACGGTCCGCCGGTGTTCGAACCCGTGTCGCCGGTAGAGCGCGAGCGCGGGGTCGTTGTCCTCGCGCACCTCGAGTTTCGTCGCGTGGGCGCCCTGCGCTTCGACCGTCGCCAGCGCGTGGTTCAGGAGGAGGGTCCCGACGCCCCGCCCCTGGAACTCGGGGTCGACCGCGAGGTCCTTCACGTGGCCGATGTCCCGCCCGAAGTTGGGCGTGAGGTCCGCGACGACGTAGCCCGCGACGGCGCGTTCGCCCCGTCGCCAGTCGCGCGACCCGTCGCTGTCGCCGTCGGCCGCGCACTCGGCGACCATGAACCCCGGTTCGTCGAGGAAGCGCTCGAACGCCTCGAAGGGCCACGGCTGGGGGAACACCCGGCGCTCGATGCGAAACACCTCCAGCAGGTCGCCGCG
Proteins encoded:
- a CDS encoding class I SAM-dependent methyltransferase, whose amino-acid sequence is MESDEDALGTAMLDFQRGGLRGEAVHRDGGEVWPAYIEENYFGSPRDWHPDSRVLYDSLDGPVLDVGCGAGQHALTFQHRGTEVTAFDVSPNAVRAARERGVEDARVADMFDLPGEFPREAFRTALLNGTQLGLGGSLAGVSELLADLARVTDESGVAVADSYDPARIDAPDEFGGHRPDPREGVCRRAFHVEYDRAGERLVGPSLSFVLFSPARLRDACVGTPWSVREVRRRDPEAPYYKAVLAKRT
- a CDS encoding GNAT family N-acetyltransferase, with the protein product MPVDVLRGVVTTTPRDADATPTVRQAERGDLLEVFRIERRVFPQPWPFEAFERFLDEPGFMVAECAADGDSDGSRDWRRGERAVAGYVVADLTPNFGRDIGHVKDLAVDPEFQGRGVGTLLLNHALATVEAQGAHATKLEVREDNDPALALYRRHGFEHRRTVPRYYADGTNALVLVRTRE